The Megalobrama amblycephala isolate DHTTF-2021 linkage group LG8, ASM1881202v1, whole genome shotgun sequence region aattacattgctttctataggggataaaaaaaaaactcggatttcatcaaaaaatatcttaatttgtgttccgaagatgaacgaaggtcttacggatgtggaacgacacaagtgtgagtaattaatgacataaatttaatttctaggtgaactaaccctttaaatgatgTTCCTTTACAGGATTCTTGTCAGGAGTTCAGGAACACCGTGAGCGCCTCATGGCCGACGCAATGTTGGAGGATTGATTCCCAGTAGGGGTTGCCTTCCAAACGCACTCGGCTCGTCTCCACAACGGCGTCCTGCAACAACCATGTCTCTGACCACCACCAAACCCGATTTGTTCACGTCCACCCAAACCCTGACCCCATTCACAGCCCCCACCCTCCCCCTCACTACCTTCATTCCTGTTTTCACAAGTTCAGGAGAGCCCAGAACTGAGCCGGAGAACATCACGTCAAGGACCGTCTTCCGCTCCATCACGTCGTCTGCCAATGAGACCGGCCTCAACTCCACGCAGCTGCCTGTCGCATCGGTGGAAGGAGCAGGGATGGGAATGGTGCTCGTACCCTTTGGCATCATCACAGTCATTGGGCTGGCTGTTGTTGTGGTGAGGAAAATAAATGATCACagattccacaaaaatattaaaaataggactggagtaatggttgCTGGCatttcagctttgcatcacaggaataaattatattttaaaatacattcaaatagaaaacaattattttaaaatgtaataatatttcacaatattactgtttgtactgtatttttgatcaaataaatgcagccttagtgagcataagagacttttttagTAGTGTATATGCTAGCATACTTCTAAAAGTTGACAAAATTAAGCagatatacacatttaaaatgtgtaacaCTCTATTTTgtgatgaaattatttttttgtgttatgaTTCTGttggttttaattaatttagaaTGTAATATATGTGAATTTTATGTAACACTTCTGTATCTTACATAACATTTTTCTTCTCCTTATCAGCTTCTGTACATCCGGAAAAAGAAAAGGTAAGAAAATGTGCATTTCTCTATCGCTCCACTGCAGTCTTAAAAATGGAAGGTTCTGAGTGAATATTTCATACGAGGCTGTAAAACATTTTGGTGGTGTTCCCCACATAGAAGCTATGTTGTGTTTTCCTCTACAGGCTGGAGAAACTGAGACACCAGCTGATGCCCATGTATAACTTTGATCCAGCAGAAGAACAGGATGATCTAGAGCAGGAACTCTTGGACCACGGACGAGATGGAAGCCCAGCAGGACCAAACTCCAAAGTAAGAGTACAACACCACACGGGCTGAAGGCAAAAACATGACgtcaaataacaaataattgttaGGGCATACACTgctgattttaaaataaaattattatttctgtCTGTGGACgactagatggatggatggatggatggatagatagaacaataaaatgttagatagatagatagatagatagatagatagatagatagatagatatgga contains the following coding sequences:
- the si:ch211-161c3.5 gene encoding uncharacterized protein C3orf18 homolog isoform X1, translated to MSLTTTKPDLFTSTQTLTPFTAPTLPLTTFIPVFTSSGEPRTEPENITSRTVFRSITSSANETGLNSTQLPVASVEGAGMGMVLVPFGIITVIGLAVVVLLYIRKKKRLEKLRHQLMPMYNFDPAEEQDDLEQELLDHGRDGSPAGPNSKTLTTSQGTTQKPSRLVFTDVADAINA
- the si:ch211-161c3.5 gene encoding uncharacterized protein C3orf18 homolog isoform X2, producing the protein MSLTTTKPDLFTSTQTLTPFTAPTLPLTTFIPVFTSSGEPRTEPENITSRTVFRSITSSANETGLNSTQLPVASVEGAGMGMVLVPFGIITVIGLAVVVLLYIRKKKRLEKLRHQLMPMYNFDPAEEQDDLEQELLDHGRDGSPAGPNSKF